Proteins from one Mesorhizobium sp. M9A.F.Ca.ET.002.03.1.2 genomic window:
- a CDS encoding Dabb family protein: MIRHTVVFRLKHKEGSTEEAKFLADAKVLAAVPGVEKFEQLRQVSPKNDYRFGFSMEFADQAAYSRYNDHPDHVAFVRDRWVPEVEAFVEIDYEPLS, translated from the coding sequence ATGATCCGTCATACGGTGGTGTTCAGGCTGAAGCACAAGGAGGGCTCGACCGAGGAGGCAAAATTCCTCGCCGACGCCAAAGTGCTGGCGGCCGTACCTGGCGTGGAGAAATTCGAGCAGTTGCGGCAGGTCAGCCCGAAGAACGACTATCGCTTCGGCTTCTCGATGGAGTTCGCCGACCAGGCTGCCTATTCCCGCTATAACGACCATCCCGACCACGTCGCCTTCGTTCGCGACCGCTGGGTCCCGGAGGTCGAGGCGTTTGTCGAGATCGACTACGAGCCGCTGAGCTAG
- the nudC gene encoding NAD(+) diphosphatase — protein MSFRLFDAPLREPSQFVGFAGNMIDRQSENRADDSVEKALADPSARLLLMHGGRLYLKLGDGGFDPWFTAAESQSLQASLDHGILLGFSDSSPVLAVPAGIDPEQMPETIKAIDYRSVYMQGLIDEAAAGAMAQGAALLAWHASHRFCGKCGTVTEMRAGGYKRLCPACGTEHFPRTDPVAIMLTATREKCLLGRGRHFAPGMYSALAGFIEPGETIEAAVRRETLEEAGIRLGRVVYHASQPWPFPYSLMIGCFGEPLDDDIQADLNELEDCRWFYRDEVLSMLAREHPGGLVTPPKGAIAYNLIRAWADSE, from the coding sequence ATGAGCTTCCGCCTGTTTGACGCGCCCTTGCGCGAGCCGAGCCAGTTCGTCGGCTTCGCCGGCAACATGATCGACCGGCAATCCGAAAACCGCGCCGACGATTCCGTCGAAAAGGCACTCGCCGATCCCTCGGCCAGGCTCTTGCTGATGCACGGCGGCCGGCTCTACCTGAAGCTCGGCGATGGTGGCTTCGACCCCTGGTTCACTGCCGCCGAAAGCCAGTCGCTCCAGGCGTCGCTAGACCATGGCATCCTGCTCGGCTTCTCCGACAGCAGCCCGGTGCTCGCCGTGCCGGCCGGCATCGATCCCGAACAAATGCCGGAGACGATCAAGGCCATCGACTATCGCTCGGTCTATATGCAGGGGCTGATCGACGAGGCGGCGGCCGGCGCGATGGCGCAAGGGGCAGCGCTGCTCGCTTGGCATGCGAGCCACCGCTTCTGCGGCAAATGCGGCACCGTAACCGAGATGCGGGCCGGCGGCTACAAGCGGCTTTGCCCGGCCTGCGGCACCGAGCATTTTCCGCGCACCGACCCGGTGGCGATCATGCTGACGGCGACGCGCGAAAAGTGCCTGCTCGGCCGCGGCCGGCACTTCGCGCCGGGCATGTATTCGGCACTTGCCGGCTTCATCGAACCGGGCGAGACGATCGAGGCGGCGGTGCGCCGCGAAACGCTGGAGGAAGCCGGCATCCGGCTTGGCCGCGTCGTCTACCACGCCAGCCAGCCCTGGCCGTTTCCCTATTCGCTGATGATCGGCTGCTTCGGCGAACCGCTCGACGACGACATCCAGGCCGACCTCAACGAGCTGGAAGACTGCCGCTGGTTTTATCGCGACGAGGTGCTTTCGATGCTGGCCCGCGAGCATCCGGGCGGCCTGGTCACGCCGCCGAAGGGGGCGATTGCCTATAATCTCATCCGTGCCTGGGCAGACAGCGAATAA
- a CDS encoding HIT family protein, whose product MLPGLKAGFTLDARLEADSEQLMWLGLCELRMMNDRRWPWLLLVPQRPGAEEIHDLTPLDQAMLTFETNMVAQALKKATGCTKINTGALGNIVRQLHVHVIARTEGDPGWPGPVWGHGMREPYQRSELRRFAQQIKAAL is encoded by the coding sequence ATGTTGCCGGGCCTCAAGGCCGGATTCACCCTGGATGCCCGGCTGGAGGCGGACAGCGAGCAGCTGATGTGGCTCGGGCTGTGCGAGCTGCGGATGATGAACGACCGCCGCTGGCCGTGGCTGCTTCTGGTGCCGCAGCGGCCCGGCGCGGAGGAAATCCACGATTTGACGCCGCTCGACCAGGCGATGCTGACCTTCGAGACCAACATGGTGGCGCAGGCGCTGAAGAAGGCGACCGGCTGCACCAAGATCAACACGGGCGCGCTCGGCAACATCGTGCGCCAGTTGCATGTCCACGTCATTGCGCGCACGGAAGGCGATCCCGGCTGGCCGGGCCCGGTGTGGGGCCACGGCATGCGCGAGCCCTACCAGCGCTCGGAGCTTCGCCGGTTTGCGCAACAGATAAAGGCGGCGCTATAA
- a CDS encoding DNA polymerase III subunit gamma/tau: MSEAGNSGTEKAAAYRVLARKYRPANFSELIGQEPMVRTLTNAFATGRIAQAWMLTGVRGVGKTTTARILARALNYKTSTVDQPSVDLAVLGEHCQAIMEGRHVDVIEMDAASHTGIDDIRDIIERVRYAPVSARYKVYIIDEVHMLSTQAFNGLLKTLEEPPPHVKFIFATTEIRKVPITVLSRCQRFDLRRIDAGALVAHLASIAAKEGIAVDDDALAMIARAAEGSARDSLSILDQAIAHGSGAVGAEAVRAMLGLADRARIVDLFEHVMKGDVAAALAEFRAQYDTGADPAAVLTDLAEFNHLVTRLRFVPTALDDASLSEDERRRGADFAKALSVRVLSRTWQMLLKGIPEVQSSNRPVSAAEMVLIRLAHAADLPTLDEALKSLEGGASVRNGVPRSNGAPASSGPASPVPPSPGPSSPGPASPGPASPGNGGGASAVAQTRMPTANGGAQTMRLVEAEPMPAALVAVPEPVADAPPVPVKSLADIAALADAQRDMAFKVLVKRCMRLVRIEPGRIDVSLTDDAPKMLLNDLTAKLRAWTGRSWLVSLSKEEGGQTLAEMESTKRENALLDAKSDPTVAAILARFPGARIIDVRIPDAPEADAVEAEVPVEPAADDDDEI; this comes from the coding sequence ATGAGCGAAGCCGGAAATTCGGGAACCGAAAAGGCCGCCGCCTATCGCGTTCTGGCGCGCAAATACCGTCCTGCGAATTTCTCCGAACTGATCGGCCAGGAGCCGATGGTCCGCACACTCACCAACGCCTTCGCCACCGGCCGCATCGCCCAGGCCTGGATGCTGACCGGCGTGCGCGGTGTCGGCAAGACGACGACGGCGCGCATACTCGCGCGGGCCCTGAACTACAAAACATCGACCGTCGACCAGCCTTCGGTCGATCTTGCCGTGCTGGGCGAACATTGCCAGGCGATCATGGAAGGCCGCCATGTCGACGTCATCGAGATGGACGCCGCCTCGCACACCGGCATCGACGACATCAGGGACATCATCGAGCGCGTGCGCTACGCGCCGGTGTCCGCGCGCTACAAGGTCTACATCATCGACGAAGTGCACATGCTTTCCACCCAGGCCTTCAACGGCCTGCTGAAGACGCTGGAAGAGCCGCCGCCGCACGTCAAATTCATCTTCGCCACCACCGAAATCAGAAAAGTTCCGATCACCGTCTTGTCGCGTTGCCAGCGCTTCGACCTCCGGCGTATCGATGCCGGCGCGCTGGTCGCGCATCTCGCCTCGATCGCCGCCAAGGAAGGCATCGCGGTCGACGACGACGCGCTGGCGATGATCGCCCGCGCGGCAGAAGGCTCGGCGCGCGACTCGCTGTCCATCCTCGACCAGGCGATCGCCCATGGCAGCGGCGCGGTTGGCGCCGAAGCGGTGCGCGCCATGCTCGGGCTGGCCGACCGCGCCCGCATCGTCGACCTGTTCGAACATGTGATGAAGGGCGATGTGGCGGCCGCGCTCGCCGAATTCCGCGCCCAGTACGACACCGGCGCCGATCCGGCCGCGGTGCTGACCGACCTTGCCGAGTTCAACCACCTCGTCACCAGGCTGCGCTTCGTGCCGACCGCCCTCGATGACGCCTCGCTGTCCGAGGACGAACGCCGGCGCGGCGCCGATTTCGCCAAGGCTCTGTCGGTCAGAGTGCTGTCGCGGACCTGGCAGATGCTGTTGAAGGGCATTCCCGAGGTGCAGTCCTCGAACCGGCCGGTCAGTGCCGCCGAAATGGTGCTGATCCGGCTGGCACACGCCGCCGACCTGCCGACGCTGGACGAGGCGCTGAAATCGCTGGAGGGCGGAGCATCGGTGCGCAATGGCGTGCCGCGCTCGAATGGAGCGCCCGCAAGCTCTGGCCCAGCAAGTCCGGTTCCCCCAAGTCCGGGCCCCTCAAGTCCCGGCCCCGCAAGTCCCGGCCCCGCAAGTCCCGGTAATGGCGGCGGCGCCAGTGCGGTGGCGCAGACGCGGATGCCGACGGCCAATGGCGGCGCGCAGACCATGCGGCTGGTCGAGGCCGAGCCGATGCCAGCAGCCTTGGTGGCAGTGCCGGAGCCGGTCGCGGATGCGCCGCCGGTGCCGGTGAAATCGCTGGCCGACATCGCCGCCCTTGCCGATGCGCAGCGCGACATGGCCTTCAAGGTGCTGGTGAAGCGCTGCATGCGCCTCGTGCGCATCGAGCCCGGCCGCATCGACGTCAGCCTGACCGATGACGCGCCGAAGATGCTGCTCAACGATCTGACCGCCAAATTGCGCGCCTGGACCGGCCGCAGCTGGCTGGTGTCGCTGTCGAAGGAAGAGGGCGGCCAGACGCTGGCCGAGATGGAATCGACCAAGCGCGAAAACGCCCTCCTCGATGCCAAGAGCGACCCGACTGTCGCCGCCATCCTGGCGCGTTTTCCCGGCGCCAGGATCATCGACGTACGCATTCCCGATGCACCGGAAGCCGACGCGGTCGAGGCCGAAGTTCCGGTCGAGCCGGCGGCGGACGACGACGACGAAATCTGA
- a CDS encoding YbaB/EbfC family nucleoid-associated protein, producing the protein MKDILGLMGKAKEMQAKFQAMQDEIATLEATGQAGGGLVSVTLTGKFEMKALKIDPSLFKEDEVEILEDLLLAAHNDARVKVEQIMQEKTQALTAGLPIPPGMKLPF; encoded by the coding sequence ATGAAAGATATTCTCGGCCTGATGGGCAAGGCGAAGGAAATGCAGGCCAAGTTCCAGGCCATGCAGGACGAGATCGCCACGCTGGAAGCCACCGGGCAGGCCGGCGGCGGCCTGGTCAGCGTGACGCTGACCGGCAAATTCGAGATGAAGGCGCTGAAGATCGACCCGTCCCTGTTCAAGGAGGACGAGGTCGAGATTCTGGAGGATCTGCTTCTCGCCGCCCACAATGACGCCAGGGTCAAGGTCGAGCAGATCATGCAGGAAAAGACCCAGGCACTGACCGCGGGCCTGCCGATACCGCCGGGAATGAAGCTGCCGTTCTAG
- a CDS encoding cell wall hydrolase, which translates to MIATRWKAPLLLGVITSPLFLAACSQTTSHGMSVASLTDAVRSRPYSHTRKDKECLQRAMFFESNRSSRDGMVAVGTVVMNRLRSGKHGNTICQVVGERGQFAPGVMTRRMNSKALPDVEEAAEAVLKGERKAKLKNTMFFHTAGLRFPYKNMHYTMVAGGNAFYEKRGRNWKPLPDEPTVAMAQATPRAPARAAPVTLVASAAPAAKATSARATSAEATPAETRPIEATYVTAAAPQAAKPMKATFVKATFVKAIPAEATAGKATLVAMQEPDAARFGGTAGAQPVASFQATPAEPTMSFESTPENTDAIGAMIAGQARPLEAY; encoded by the coding sequence TTGATCGCGACCCGATGGAAGGCGCCATTGTTGCTCGGCGTCATCACCTCTCCGCTGTTTTTGGCCGCCTGCAGTCAGACCACCTCGCACGGCATGTCCGTGGCCAGCCTGACCGATGCCGTCAGATCCCGGCCCTACAGTCACACACGGAAGGACAAGGAGTGCCTCCAGCGCGCGATGTTCTTCGAATCCAACCGGTCGAGCCGTGACGGCATGGTTGCCGTCGGCACGGTGGTCATGAACCGGCTGCGGTCCGGCAAGCACGGCAACACCATCTGCCAGGTGGTCGGCGAGCGCGGCCAGTTCGCGCCGGGCGTGATGACGCGGCGGATGAATTCGAAGGCGCTGCCCGATGTCGAGGAAGCCGCCGAGGCGGTGCTCAAGGGCGAGCGCAAGGCCAAGCTGAAGAACACGATGTTCTTTCATACCGCCGGCCTGCGCTTCCCCTACAAAAACATGCACTACACCATGGTTGCCGGCGGCAATGCCTTCTATGAAAAGCGCGGCCGGAACTGGAAACCGTTGCCGGATGAGCCCACGGTCGCGATGGCACAGGCCACGCCGCGGGCGCCGGCGCGCGCCGCGCCCGTGACGCTCGTGGCTTCCGCGGCGCCGGCAGCTAAGGCAACATCCGCCCGGGCGACATCCGCTGAAGCAACACCTGCCGAGACAAGGCCGATCGAGGCAACCTACGTGACCGCAGCCGCACCGCAGGCGGCAAAGCCGATGAAGGCGACCTTCGTGAAGGCGACCTTCGTGAAGGCGATCCCTGCGGAGGCTACCGCCGGGAAGGCGACGCTTGTGGCGATGCAGGAGCCGGACGCGGCCCGTTTCGGCGGCACGGCCGGCGCGCAACCTGTCGCGTCATTCCAGGCGACGCCGGCCGAGCCGACGATGTCGTTTGAATCGACACCCGAGAACACCGACGCCATCGGCGCGATGATCGCCGGCCAGGCCCGGCCGCTGGAAGCATACTGA
- the recR gene encoding recombination mediator RecR — protein MSKRIAGPEIERLIQLLAKVPGLGPRSARRAALHLIKKKEQLLSPLAAAMSEAVDKVRICSTCGNVDTSDPCMICTDPRRDAGTLIVVEDVADLWALERAAAMNVRYHVLGGTLSPLDGIGPEQLNIRSLVDRVAGGDVKEVILAVNATVEGQTTAHYLTDQLSGFPVKVTRLAHGVPVGGELDYLDEGTLAAALRSRTAF, from the coding sequence ATGTCGAAGCGAATCGCCGGTCCCGAGATCGAACGCCTGATCCAGCTTCTGGCCAAGGTGCCGGGGCTCGGTCCCCGTTCGGCCAGGCGGGCAGCGCTCCATCTCATCAAGAAGAAGGAGCAGCTCTTGTCGCCGCTCGCCGCCGCCATGAGCGAGGCGGTCGACAAGGTGCGCATCTGCTCGACCTGCGGCAATGTCGATACGTCCGACCCCTGCATGATCTGCACCGATCCGCGCCGCGACGCCGGCACGCTTATCGTCGTCGAGGACGTGGCCGACCTGTGGGCGCTGGAGCGGGCGGCCGCGATGAATGTCCGCTACCATGTGCTCGGCGGCACGCTGTCGCCGCTCGACGGCATCGGCCCCGAGCAGCTCAACATCCGCTCGCTGGTCGACCGTGTCGCCGGCGGCGATGTCAAGGAGGTGATCCTCGCCGTCAACGCCACGGTCGAGGGCCAGACCACCGCGCATTATCTCACCGACCAATTGTCCGGTTTCCCGGTCAAGGTGACGCGGCTGGCGCATGGCGTGCCGGTCGGCGGCGAGCTCGATTATCTCGACGAAGGCACGCTGGCCGCGGCGCTGCGCTCACGGACGGCGTTTTAG
- a CDS encoding lytic murein transglycosylase: MSGRTEGGATERGLCKLAVAFFLTALTAFLLATPASSAKIDEQFRTWLQGDLWPEARAKGISRKTFDAAFDGIKPNLELPDLVMPGKKAETPRKQHQAEFGSPGAYFAEKTVRAVTAGGRARKAANARTIAAIEKRYGVPGDVLLAIWGRESGFGAAKMPYDAFEVLGTKAFMATRRDFFRTELMAALEIVERGLAPVGAMKSSWAGALGQPQFMPTSFLKHAVDFDGDGRADIWNSKPDTLASIANYLVHYGWVKGRDWGFEVTVPEAVSCSLEGPDQGKRISEWADMGIKRVAARPFPARELKAEGFLLMPAGRSGPAFIVTPNFYVLKEYNTSDLYALFIGHGADRIAHGDSNFSGSWGAVGGLYRSDIAALQRALEAKGHDVGSADGLPGFKTRRSIGKWQAGNGRAATCFPDADLVTALK, translated from the coding sequence ATGTCCGGCAGGACAGAGGGGGGCGCGACGGAACGCGGACTTTGCAAATTGGCCGTCGCGTTCTTTCTGACCGCACTGACTGCCTTCCTCCTCGCCACCCCCGCCTCCTCCGCCAAAATCGACGAACAGTTCCGTACCTGGCTGCAAGGCGATCTCTGGCCTGAAGCCCGGGCCAAAGGCATTTCCAGAAAAACCTTCGACGCTGCCTTCGACGGCATCAAACCGAACCTAGAGCTGCCCGATCTGGTGATGCCGGGCAAAAAGGCGGAGACGCCGCGGAAGCAGCATCAGGCGGAGTTCGGTTCACCCGGCGCCTATTTCGCCGAAAAGACGGTTCGCGCGGTCACCGCCGGCGGGCGCGCGCGCAAGGCGGCCAATGCCAGGACGATTGCTGCGATCGAGAAGCGTTACGGCGTGCCGGGCGATGTGCTGCTGGCGATCTGGGGCCGCGAGAGCGGCTTCGGCGCGGCCAAGATGCCCTACGACGCCTTCGAGGTGCTGGGCACCAAGGCGTTCATGGCGACCAGGAGGGATTTCTTTCGCACCGAGCTGATGGCGGCGCTCGAGATCGTCGAGCGCGGGCTGGCCCCGGTCGGCGCGATGAAATCGTCCTGGGCAGGCGCGCTCGGCCAGCCGCAATTCATGCCGACATCCTTCCTGAAGCATGCCGTCGATTTCGATGGCGACGGCCGGGCCGACATCTGGAATTCGAAACCCGACACGCTGGCCTCGATCGCCAACTACCTCGTCCACTACGGTTGGGTGAAGGGCCGCGACTGGGGCTTCGAAGTGACGGTGCCGGAAGCGGTCTCCTGTTCGCTCGAAGGTCCGGACCAGGGCAAGAGGATTTCCGAATGGGCTGACATGGGCATCAAGCGCGTCGCGGCAAGACCATTTCCGGCGCGCGAGTTGAAGGCGGAAGGCTTTCTCTTGATGCCGGCCGGGCGCAGTGGTCCAGCCTTCATCGTCACGCCCAATTTCTACGTGCTGAAGGAATACAATACCAGCGATCTCTACGCCCTGTTCATCGGCCACGGCGCCGACCGGATCGCCCATGGCGACAGCAATTTCTCGGGCAGCTGGGGCGCGGTCGGCGGGCTCTACAGATCGGACATCGCCGCCCTGCAGCGGGCGCTGGAGGCCAAGGGCCACGATGTCGGCAGCGCCGACGGACTACCTGGTTTCAAGACACGCCGTTCGATCGGCAAATGGCAGGCCGGGAACGGTCGCGCCGCCACCTGCTTTCCCGACGCCGATCTGGTCACCGCGTTGAAGTAA
- a CDS encoding ABC transporter substrate-binding protein, with the protein MMMEKFALRSRFLLAGAAMSALLLAGAPAFAVTPADTLVEGFAIDDIISMDPGEAFELSTAEVTGNTYDLLVRLDLSDTSKVKGDLAESWSASDDGLTYTFKLKPGLKFASGNPITAADVAYSFERAIKLDKSPAFIIGQFGIDGGNVTEKAKAVDDTTFQFTVDKAYAPSFVLNCLSATVASVVDAKLVKEHVAAVTPSDDYKYDNDFGNAWLKTGYAGSGPYKLREWRANEVVVMERNDNYHGEKAKLARVIYRNMKESSGQRLALEAGDIDVARNLEPNDLDAIAKNADLTTTSAPKGTVYYISLNQKNPNLAKPEVRQAFKYLVDYDALSSTILKGIGEIHQTFLSKGVLGELDENPFKLDVAKAKELLAKAGLADGFSVTMDVRNTQPVTGMAESFQQTLGQAGIKLEIIPGDGKQTLTKYRARNHDMYIGQWGQDYFDPNSNAQTFASNPDNSDEGKTKTLAWRNAWDIPDLTKETEAALLEKDSAKRAAMYQDLQKKILETSPFIIVHQQLEVAGLRKNLKGFALGPSFDTNFVGQISKE; encoded by the coding sequence ATGATGATGGAAAAGTTTGCTCTACGCTCCCGCTTCCTGCTTGCGGGCGCGGCCATGTCCGCGCTGCTTCTGGCCGGCGCACCGGCCTTTGCGGTCACGCCCGCCGACACGCTGGTCGAGGGTTTCGCCATCGACGACATCATCTCCATGGATCCGGGCGAGGCGTTCGAATTGTCGACCGCCGAGGTCACCGGCAACACCTACGATCTTCTTGTCCGTCTCGACTTGAGCGATACCTCCAAGGTCAAGGGCGATCTCGCCGAAAGCTGGAGCGCCTCCGACGATGGCCTGACCTACACCTTCAAGCTCAAGCCCGGCCTGAAGTTTGCCTCGGGCAATCCGATCACCGCGGCCGACGTCGCCTATTCGTTCGAGCGCGCCATCAAGCTCGACAAGAGCCCGGCCTTCATCATCGGGCAGTTCGGCATCGATGGCGGTAACGTCACCGAGAAGGCCAAGGCCGTCGATGACACGACGTTCCAGTTCACCGTCGACAAGGCCTATGCGCCGAGCTTCGTCCTGAACTGTCTGTCGGCAACCGTCGCCTCGGTCGTCGACGCCAAGCTGGTCAAGGAACACGTCGCGGCGGTCACGCCAAGCGACGACTACAAATACGACAACGACTTCGGCAACGCCTGGCTGAAGACCGGCTATGCCGGCTCCGGCCCCTACAAGCTGCGCGAGTGGCGGGCCAACGAGGTCGTCGTCATGGAGCGCAACGACAATTATCACGGCGAAAAGGCCAAGCTCGCCCGCGTCATCTATCGCAACATGAAGGAAAGCTCGGGCCAGCGCCTGGCGCTGGAGGCCGGCGACATCGACGTTGCCCGCAATCTCGAGCCGAACGACCTCGACGCCATCGCCAAGAACGCCGATCTCACCACCACCAGCGCGCCGAAGGGCACGGTCTATTACATCAGCCTCAATCAGAAGAACCCGAACCTCGCCAAGCCCGAGGTTCGCCAGGCCTTCAAATATCTTGTCGACTATGATGCCTTGAGCTCGACCATCCTCAAAGGCATCGGCGAGATCCACCAGACCTTCCTGTCCAAGGGTGTGCTCGGTGAACTGGACGAGAATCCGTTCAAGCTCGACGTTGCCAAGGCCAAGGAACTGCTTGCCAAGGCTGGCCTCGCCGATGGCTTCAGCGTCACCATGGACGTACGCAACACCCAGCCGGTGACCGGCATGGCGGAATCGTTCCAGCAGACGCTTGGACAGGCCGGCATCAAGCTGGAGATCATCCCCGGCGATGGCAAGCAGACGCTGACCAAATACCGCGCCCGCAACCACGATATGTATATCGGCCAGTGGGGCCAGGATTATTTCGATCCGAACTCCAATGCCCAGACCTTCGCCTCGAACCCCGACAATTCGGATGAAGGCAAGACCAAGACCCTGGCCTGGCGCAACGCCTGGGACATTCCGGACTTGACCAAGGAAACGGAAGCGGCCCTGCTCGAGAAGGATTCGGCCAAGCGCGCCGCGATGTACCAGGATCTGCAGAAGAAGATCCTCGAAACCAGTCCTTTCATCATCGTTCACCAGCAGCTGGAAGTCGCCGGCCTGCGCAAGAACCTCAAGGGCTTCGCGCTTGGCCCGAGCTTCGACACCAACTTCGTCGGCCAGATATCCAAGGAGTGA
- a CDS encoding ABC transporter permease produces MSTVENEATAGRGSARAVASSIARFLVIAITTYLGLLAVTFFIGRVIPIDPVLAVLGDRAPANVVERTRREMGLDLPLIEQFYIYVKNALNGDFGTSVLTTNPVMTDIRRAFPATIELATLGTLIGSVIGVPLGVLAAVRRGSIIDQIVRIIGLVGYSVPIFWLGLLALVLFYAKLQWVAFPGRLDIVYEYTFTPITGFYLLDALWQRQWDVFFDAFRHIILPASLLGYFSLAYVSRMTRSFMLNELAQEYIVAARAKGLSETRIIWGHALRNAAVPMVTVIALSYAGLLEGSVLTETVFSWPGIGLYITNSLQNADMNAVLGGTIVIGSVFIGINLLSDLLYRVLDPRTKVR; encoded by the coding sequence ATGAGCACGGTTGAAAACGAAGCGACGGCAGGGCGCGGCAGCGCCCGTGCTGTCGCGTCGTCGATCGCCCGTTTCCTGGTCATCGCGATAACCACCTATCTCGGTCTTCTCGCGGTGACCTTCTTCATCGGCCGGGTCATCCCGATCGATCCGGTGCTGGCGGTGCTCGGCGACCGGGCGCCGGCCAATGTCGTCGAGCGCACCCGCCGCGAGATGGGGCTCGACCTGCCATTGATCGAGCAGTTCTACATCTATGTGAAGAATGCGCTGAACGGCGATTTCGGCACGTCGGTGCTGACCACCAATCCGGTCATGACCGACATCCGCCGCGCCTTTCCGGCGACGATCGAACTGGCGACGCTGGGGACGCTGATCGGTTCGGTGATCGGCGTGCCGCTCGGCGTGCTGGCCGCGGTCAGGCGCGGCAGCATCATCGACCAGATCGTGCGCATCATCGGCCTGGTCGGCTACTCCGTGCCGATCTTCTGGCTGGGACTGCTGGCGCTCGTGCTGTTCTATGCCAAGCTGCAATGGGTGGCTTTTCCCGGCCGCCTCGATATCGTCTACGAATACACCTTCACGCCAATCACCGGCTTCTACCTTCTGGATGCGCTGTGGCAGCGGCAGTGGGATGTGTTTTTCGACGCCTTCCGCCACATCATCCTGCCGGCCTCGCTGCTCGGCTATTTCTCGCTCGCCTATGTCAGCCGCATGACGCGCTCGTTCATGCTGAACGAGCTTGCCCAGGAATATATCGTCGCGGCGCGCGCCAAGGGCCTGTCTGAGACGCGCATCATCTGGGGCCACGCGCTGCGCAACGCCGCGGTGCCGATGGTCACCGTGATCGCGCTTTCCTATGCCGGCCTGCTCGAAGGCTCGGTGCTGACCGAAACGGTGTTCTCGTGGCCGGGCATCGGCCTCTACATCACCAATTCCCTGCAGAACGCCGACATGAACGCCGTGCTTGGGGGCACCATCGTCATCGGCTCGGTCTTCATCGGCATCAATCTTCTGTCCGACCTGCTCTACCGGGTGCTCGATCCAAGGACCAAGGTGCGATGA
- the nikC gene encoding nickel transporter permease produces the protein MSAEAIQSRRDWLLSERPASRTQARLGRAYVAWRRFSANRLAFLGLLIIIALLVVAALADVLAPYSPTFGDLKGSRLLAPSAAHWFGTDDLGRDILSRVIFGSRWTLYVVILVAIIAAPIGLLVGTIAGYAGGWIDAILMRITDIFLAFPKLILALAFVAALGPGIENAVLAIAITSWPPYARIARAETLTVRNSDYIKAVQLMGASPFRIVLRHIMPLCISSLIIRVTLDMAGIILTAAGLGFLGLGAQPPLPEWGAMIASGRRFVLDQWWVAGAPGFAILIVSLGFNLLGDGLRDALDPRSGDQ, from the coding sequence ATGAGCGCTGAGGCAATCCAGAGCCGTCGCGACTGGCTGCTCAGCGAGCGGCCGGCGTCGCGCACCCAGGCAAGGCTCGGCCGCGCCTATGTGGCGTGGCGGCGCTTTTCCGCCAACCGGCTGGCGTTTCTTGGCCTGCTGATCATCATCGCCTTGCTTGTGGTCGCCGCCCTTGCCGACGTGCTGGCGCCCTATTCGCCGACATTCGGCGACCTCAAGGGCTCGCGCCTGCTGGCGCCAAGTGCCGCGCACTGGTTCGGCACCGACGACCTCGGCCGCGACATTCTTTCGCGCGTCATCTTCGGCTCGCGATGGACGCTCTACGTCGTCATCCTCGTCGCCATCATCGCCGCCCCTATCGGCCTGCTGGTCGGCACCATCGCCGGCTATGCCGGCGGCTGGATTGATGCGATCCTGATGCGCATCACCGACATTTTTCTCGCTTTTCCGAAGCTGATCCTGGCGCTGGCCTTTGTCGCGGCACTTGGCCCCGGCATCGAGAATGCGGTGCTCGCCATCGCCATCACCTCATGGCCGCCTTATGCCCGCATTGCCCGTGCCGAAACGCTGACCGTGCGCAATTCGGACTACATCAAGGCGGTGCAATTGATGGGCGCCTCGCCGTTCCGCATCGTGCTGCGCCACATCATGCCGCTCTGCATCTCCTCGCTGATCATCAGGGTGACGCTCGACATGGCCGGCATCATTCTGACCGCGGCCGGTCTCGGCTTCCTCGGCCTCGGCGCGCAGCCGCCGCTGCCGGAATGGGGCGCGATGATCGCGTCGGGCCGCCGCTTCGTGCTCGACCAATGGTGGGTGGCCGGCGCACCGGGTTTTGCCATCCTCATCGTCAGCCTCGGTTTCAACCTGCTTGGCGACGGCCTGCGCGACGCGCTCGACCCCCGCAGTGGTGACCAATGA